From a single Bacillus gobiensis genomic region:
- a CDS encoding helix-turn-helix domain-containing protein has translation MRRSISRNSLEENTLEQIKNEIETSLLAIMLRESKEGEEKQWLIEHCTNEGLVKVIQQMTVLMLHILDVIGECEPINGISISKKFGTPKGTVSKITCKLVQLELIYANYLENNKKEILYCTTSLGKELFQLHRELHKQIDDNFKNFLKKYDKNELETVTNFLKNIAQTSFMK, from the coding sequence ATGAGACGCTCGATAAGCAGGAATTCACTCGAAGAAAATACATTAGAACAAATTAAAAATGAAATAGAGACTTCACTCCTGGCAATCATGCTTCGTGAATCAAAAGAGGGTGAAGAAAAACAGTGGTTAATCGAACACTGTACGAATGAAGGTTTAGTTAAGGTAATACAACAGATGACTGTACTCATGCTGCATATTCTGGACGTCATTGGTGAATGTGAGCCCATAAACGGCATTTCAATTTCGAAAAAATTTGGGACTCCTAAAGGAACTGTGTCTAAGATTACCTGTAAGCTCGTTCAATTAGAATTGATTTACGCTAATTATCTTGAAAATAATAAAAAAGAGATTCTTTATTGTACAACCTCTCTCGGGAAAGAGCTTTTTCAGCTGCACCGAGAATTGCATAAACAGATTGACGATAATTTCAAAAATTTCCTAAAAAAATATGATAAAAATGAACTGGAAACAGTAACTAACTTTCTTAAAAACATTGCTCAAACATCGTTTATGAAGTGA
- the smpB gene encoding SsrA-binding protein SmpB, whose product MPKGEGKVISQNRKANHDYFIEETYETGIVLKGTEIKSIRAGRVNLKDGFAKIDQGEVFLHNMHISPYEQGNIHNHDPLRTRKLLLHRKEINKLIGLTKEQGYTLVPLKLYLKNGFVKVLLGLGKGKKKYDKREDLKQKAAKREIDRAFRERQKGF is encoded by the coding sequence ATGCCAAAGGGAGAAGGGAAAGTAATTTCCCAAAACAGAAAAGCAAATCACGACTATTTTATAGAAGAAACATATGAAACCGGAATTGTTCTGAAAGGAACAGAAATTAAATCAATACGTGCCGGTCGGGTAAATTTAAAGGATGGTTTTGCCAAAATTGATCAGGGCGAAGTATTTCTTCACAACATGCACATCAGCCCGTATGAGCAAGGAAATATCCATAACCATGATCCGCTCAGAACAAGGAAGCTGTTATTGCACCGCAAAGAAATTAATAAGCTGATCGGTTTGACGAAAGAACAGGGCTATACGCTTGTACCACTTAAGCTTTACTTGAAAAATGGCTTTGTAAAGGTTCTTCTCGGACTTGGAAAAGGAAAGAAAAAATATGATAAACGAGAGGATTTAAAGCAAAAAGCGGCCAAAAGAGAAATTGACCGAGCGTTTCGGGAACGGCAAAAAGGGTTCTAA
- the rnr gene encoding ribonuclease R produces the protein MKEEAYKPLTVQEIEELLNITDSDDFKELVKALVQLENEGRVVRTRSDRYGLPEKMNLVKGKISSHPKGFAFLIPEETGMDDIFISAADLSTAMNSDTVMVRINNHATGSKKEGTVIRILERNTKQVVGTYTESKSFGFVIPDDKKITADIFIPQHGKNGASEGHKVVVNLTSYPEGRKSAEGEIAEILGHKNDPGIDIISIIHKHGLPGEFPDEAMAQATKTPDKIKEKDLEHRRDLRDQTIVTIDGADAKDLDDAVTVTKLKDGNYKLGVHIADVTHYVTEGSPIDREAFERGTSVYLVDRVIPMIPHRLSNGICSLNPKVDRLTLSCEMVVDRNGKVIQHEIFQSVIRTTERMTYSDVNKILVDKDEELIAKYEPLVGMFQDMENLAEILRTKRMERGAVDFDFKESKVLVDEEGKALDVVIRERSVAEKLIEEFMLLANETVAEHFHWMNVPFIYRIHEEPNAEKLQKFLEFVTTFGYVVKGTAANIHPRSLQSVLETVRDRPEETVISTVMLRSMKQAKYDPESLGHFGLATEFYTHFTSPIRRYPDLIVHRLIRTYLINGKVDEATREKWDNLLPEIADHSSTMERHAVDAERETDDLKKAEYMLDKVGEEFDGMISSVTNFGMFVELPNTIEGLVHVSFMTDDYYRFDEAHFAMIGERTGNVYRIGDEITVKVVGVNKEERNIDFEIVGMKGKRRPTTFEFKKRKEKKETKKPANGGKESEWFTRPKKKKKKKFFENAPKQKRKKKKR, from the coding sequence ATGAAGGAAGAAGCATACAAACCGCTGACAGTACAAGAGATAGAAGAACTATTAAATATCACTGACAGCGATGATTTCAAGGAACTCGTTAAGGCTCTTGTCCAGCTCGAAAACGAAGGCCGTGTAGTAAGGACAAGGAGCGACCGGTATGGATTGCCGGAAAAAATGAATTTGGTGAAAGGGAAAATCTCGAGCCATCCGAAAGGATTTGCTTTTCTGATTCCTGAAGAAACCGGAATGGATGATATTTTTATTTCTGCTGCTGATTTAAGTACCGCTATGAACAGCGACACTGTCATGGTTAGAATTAATAACCACGCAACTGGCAGTAAAAAAGAAGGCACAGTCATTCGTATTCTGGAAAGAAACACGAAGCAAGTGGTCGGAACGTATACGGAATCAAAAAGCTTTGGCTTTGTCATCCCTGATGATAAAAAAATCACAGCGGATATCTTCATTCCGCAGCACGGGAAAAATGGAGCGTCAGAAGGACACAAGGTTGTTGTCAATCTGACAAGCTATCCAGAAGGACGGAAAAGTGCGGAGGGAGAGATCGCAGAAATACTCGGTCATAAAAACGATCCCGGAATTGATATTATCAGTATTATTCATAAGCACGGTCTTCCGGGTGAATTTCCTGACGAAGCAATGGCACAAGCCACAAAGACTCCAGATAAAATCAAAGAAAAAGATTTGGAGCATAGAAGAGACCTGCGGGACCAAACGATCGTTACGATTGACGGTGCCGATGCGAAGGATTTGGATGATGCCGTCACTGTCACGAAATTAAAAGATGGAAATTATAAGCTGGGCGTTCATATCGCCGATGTCACCCATTACGTAACGGAAGGTTCCCCTATTGACCGCGAAGCGTTTGAGAGAGGAACGTCTGTCTATCTTGTGGACCGGGTTATTCCGATGATACCTCATCGTTTATCCAATGGCATTTGCTCGTTAAATCCAAAGGTTGATCGTTTGACGCTTTCCTGTGAAATGGTTGTTGATCGAAACGGCAAAGTGATCCAGCACGAAATATTTCAAAGTGTGATAAGAACAACGGAACGAATGACGTATTCTGATGTGAATAAAATTCTTGTCGACAAAGATGAAGAATTGATTGCGAAATACGAGCCGTTAGTTGGAATGTTTCAAGATATGGAGAACCTGGCGGAAATCTTACGAACGAAAAGGATGGAACGTGGTGCTGTTGATTTTGATTTCAAAGAGTCGAAGGTACTCGTCGACGAAGAGGGAAAGGCATTAGATGTGGTGATTAGAGAGCGTTCAGTTGCGGAAAAGCTGATTGAGGAATTTATGCTTCTCGCCAACGAAACTGTAGCCGAGCATTTTCACTGGATGAACGTGCCGTTTATTTACAGAATCCATGAAGAGCCCAATGCAGAAAAACTGCAAAAGTTTCTCGAATTTGTTACGACATTTGGTTATGTCGTAAAGGGCACTGCAGCCAATATTCACCCCCGGTCGCTGCAAAGTGTGTTGGAAACTGTGAGAGACCGGCCGGAAGAAACTGTGATCTCTACTGTTATGCTAAGATCGATGAAGCAGGCAAAGTATGATCCGGAGAGCCTCGGCCATTTCGGATTAGCGACCGAATTTTACACCCATTTCACTTCTCCGATCAGGAGGTATCCGGACTTAATTGTACACCGCCTTATCCGTACGTATTTAATTAATGGAAAAGTGGACGAAGCAACCAGAGAAAAATGGGATAATCTTCTGCCGGAAATTGCCGATCACTCATCAACGATGGAAAGGCACGCCGTAGATGCTGAGCGCGAAACGGATGACTTGAAAAAAGCGGAATATATGCTTGATAAGGTCGGCGAAGAATTTGATGGGATGATTAGCTCGGTTACGAATTTCGGAATGTTTGTTGAACTGCCAAATACGATCGAAGGATTAGTTCATGTCAGCTTTATGACTGATGATTATTACCGTTTTGATGAAGCGCATTTTGCGATGATCGGCGAACGAACAGGAAATGTGTACAGAATCGGTGATGAAATTACAGTCAAAGTCGTAGGAGTGAATAAGGAAGAAAGAAATATTGATTTCGAGATCGTAGGAATGAAGGGCAAGCGCCGACCGACAACCTTTGAATTCAAAAAACGGAAAGAAAAGAAGGAGACGAAGAAGCCGGCAAACGGAGGAAAAGAAAGCGAGTGGTTTACACGTCCGAAAAAGAAAAAAAAGAAGAAATTCTTTGAAAATGCCCCGAAACAAAAAAGGAAAAAAAAGAAAAGGTAA
- a CDS encoding alpha/beta hydrolase, with translation MKIVTPKPFTFKGGKKAVLLLHGFTGNTADVRMLGRYLNERGYTCHAPQYKGHGVPPEELVHTGPEDWWKDVDEGYHFLKEEGYDEIAVCGLSLGGVFSLKLGYTVPVKGIIPMCAPMYIKSEEVMYQGILEYAKNYKKAMEGKSADVIQEEMKEFKKTPMNTLKALQELIAEVRKNIDMIYSPTFVIQARHDHMINTDSANIIYDEVETDDKKLKWYEESGHVITLDKERDKVHQDVYQFLEGLDW, from the coding sequence ATGAAAATTGTTACACCGAAACCATTCACATTTAAAGGCGGAAAAAAAGCTGTGCTGCTATTGCATGGATTTACTGGAAATACTGCGGATGTGAGAATGCTCGGCAGGTATTTAAATGAAAGAGGATATACATGCCATGCCCCCCAGTATAAAGGACACGGTGTGCCGCCTGAAGAACTTGTACATACAGGGCCGGAAGATTGGTGGAAAGACGTTGATGAAGGATATCATTTTTTAAAGGAAGAAGGGTACGATGAAATAGCAGTTTGCGGGTTGTCCCTGGGAGGAGTTTTTTCTTTAAAATTAGGTTACACTGTACCCGTAAAGGGAATTATCCCAATGTGCGCTCCGATGTACATAAAAAGTGAAGAGGTTATGTATCAGGGGATTCTGGAATATGCGAAAAACTATAAAAAAGCGATGGAAGGAAAATCCGCGGACGTCATTCAAGAAGAAATGAAGGAATTCAAAAAGACCCCCATGAATACCTTGAAAGCTTTACAAGAACTGATTGCAGAGGTCAGAAAGAATATTGACATGATCTATTCTCCAACCTTTGTCATTCAGGCGCGCCATGATCACATGATTAATACGGATAGTGCAAATATTATTTATGATGAAGTAGAAACTGATGATAAGAAATTGAAGTGGTACGAAGAATCAGGCCATGTCATTACATTGGATAAAGAAAGGGATAAGGTACACCAGGATGTTTATCAATTCCTTGAAGGCCTTGATTGGTAG
- the secG gene encoding preprotein translocase subunit SecG: MLHTIVLTLLIIVSIALIFVVLLQSGKSAGLSGAISGGAEQLFGKQKARGLDLILHRLTIILSVLFFLLTISLAYLGV; this comes from the coding sequence ATGCTTCACACGATCGTTCTTACATTGCTCATTATTGTAAGTATTGCTCTCATTTTTGTGGTATTGCTTCAATCCGGTAAAAGCGCAGGCCTGTCCGGAGCAATTTCCGGGGGTGCCGAGCAGCTGTTTGGAAAACAAAAAGCGAGAGGCTTAGATTTAATTTTGCATCGCTTAACGATTATTTTGTCTGTATTATTTTTTCTCTTAACCATTTCGCTTGCTTACCTAGGAGTTTAA
- a CDS encoding M20 family metallopeptidase codes for MKNEKLALLEKLVNIDSGSHDKKGVDKIGGILAGLYQSIGFHAEIVEEKEIGNHLILRHPEAENPKIIIIAHMDTVFPEGTAKERPYKTEGNRAYGPGVIDMKASHVMLFYAMKYLTETNNACLRNVELVFNSDEEIGSVHSRALIEKHAKGKNYALIMEPARKDGSVVTERRGSGTYTLTIEGEAAHSGIEPEKGKSAIEELAHKIVKLQQLNDHENGVSVNVGVIEGGTTVNTVSAHAVGHVDVRVSSMEQFRPLEQKMEEVCETPDVEGTRIELTGHLDRPPMVKTEKSKALYELAKEIAEELNIDLKETYTGGGSDASFTASMGVATLDGLGPIGGNAHSDSEYLEIPSLDERLQLFIKLVERLSL; via the coding sequence ATGAAGAATGAGAAATTGGCGTTACTCGAAAAGCTTGTGAATATTGACAGCGGTTCCCATGATAAAAAAGGCGTGGATAAGATCGGGGGAATTTTAGCAGGTCTGTATCAATCCATAGGCTTTCATGCTGAAATCGTCGAAGAAAAAGAAATCGGCAATCACCTCATATTGCGGCATCCGGAGGCGGAGAATCCGAAAATAATCATCATTGCCCATATGGACACGGTATTTCCAGAAGGAACTGCAAAAGAAAGGCCGTATAAAACAGAAGGAAACCGTGCGTACGGACCGGGAGTCATTGATATGAAAGCCAGCCATGTGATGTTGTTTTATGCAATGAAGTATTTAACCGAAACAAACAACGCATGTCTTCGAAATGTTGAACTGGTATTTAACAGTGATGAAGAAATCGGCTCCGTTCATTCGAGAGCACTAATCGAAAAGCATGCGAAGGGCAAGAACTATGCTTTAATTATGGAGCCAGCAAGAAAGGACGGCTCTGTCGTAACGGAAAGAAGAGGCAGCGGCACATACACGCTTACGATTGAAGGGGAAGCGGCACACTCGGGGATTGAGCCGGAAAAAGGGAAAAGCGCAATCGAAGAGCTGGCTCATAAAATTGTTAAGCTTCAGCAGTTAAACGACCATGAAAATGGCGTGTCGGTCAATGTAGGAGTAATCGAAGGCGGAACAACGGTCAATACAGTATCTGCCCATGCTGTAGGCCACGTGGATGTTAGAGTTTCTTCAATGGAACAATTTCGTCCGTTGGAGCAGAAAATGGAAGAGGTCTGTGAAACTCCGGATGTTGAAGGAACCCGCATAGAATTAACCGGACATCTTGACCGTCCGCCGATGGTAAAAACAGAAAAATCAAAAGCGCTTTATGAACTTGCAAAAGAAATTGCAGAAGAATTGAATATTGATTTAAAAGAAACCTATACAGGCGGGGGATCGGATGCTTCTTTTACTGCTTCTATGGGAGTTGCCACACTGGACGGTCTCGGTCCGATTGGCGGAAATGCCCACAGCGATTCGGAGTATTTAGAAATTCCTTCACTTGATGAACGTCTGCAGCTCTTTATAAAACTCGTAGAGCGTCTTTCTTTGTAA
- a CDS encoding MMPL family transporter — MQVDSLAGSFVDGQQILQPGENHERFSGDEEGTWLSVVPSAQNLETDAAKLIGDIRELSAPFDVLVGGYPADMTDFREALLERLPIAAVLIFLITFVILFLMSGSLLLPLKATVLNVLSLAIMFGALVWVFQEGNLSEWLNFTSTGTIEPSIPILMFCIAYGLSMDYEVFILSRIKEEYDRTGNLDESVAIGIQRSGPLVTAAAAILAFTFAAYAFGDVVFLKMLGVGMTLAVLVDATLIRGVLVPAFMKLAGSANWWAPKAFRRFYERYGISEGEPVTDSVPTKPKVIDR; from the coding sequence ATGCAAGTCGATTCACTAGCAGGTTCATTCGTGGACGGACAACAAATTTTACAACCCGGAGAAAATCATGAACGATTCAGCGGTGATGAAGAAGGAACCTGGCTGTCAGTTGTTCCATCTGCACAAAATTTAGAAACAGATGCGGCGAAACTTATCGGAGATATTCGCGAGCTTTCTGCTCCTTTTGATGTCCTGGTAGGAGGATATCCTGCAGACATGACGGATTTCCGTGAAGCATTGCTAGAAAGACTGCCTATTGCTGCTGTACTTATATTCTTGATCACGTTCGTTATTCTCTTCCTTATGAGCGGAAGCCTTCTTTTGCCCTTGAAAGCCACAGTGCTTAATGTCTTGAGTTTGGCTATTATGTTTGGCGCGCTCGTCTGGGTTTTTCAAGAAGGCAATCTGTCAGAGTGGCTGAATTTTACTTCGACAGGCACGATTGAACCGAGCATCCCGATTCTTATGTTTTGTATTGCTTACGGGCTTTCGATGGATTATGAAGTGTTTATTTTGTCTCGTATTAAAGAAGAATATGACCGTACCGGCAATTTGGACGAATCGGTGGCCATCGGCATTCAACGAAGTGGGCCGCTTGTGACAGCTGCTGCTGCCATTCTTGCTTTTACGTTTGCAGCCTATGCATTTGGAGATGTCGTCTTTTTGAAAATGCTTGGAGTCGGGATGACATTGGCTGTATTAGTAGACGCGACATTAATCAGAGGAGTGCTCGTTCCTGCTTTTATGAAGCTCGCAGGCAGTGCAAACTGGTGGGCGCCAAAAGCTTTTCGCCGTTTTTATGAGCGTTACGGAATTTCAGAAGGTGAGCCTGTAACGGATTCAGTCCCAACTAAACCAAAGGTGATCGATCGTTAG
- a CDS encoding RrF2 family transcriptional regulator, giving the protein MSYSLSFWQGISIIVYTAVKVEHGYTDFVPTRQLSESLDIPIPTAVKILQSLNRTGLTETREGAKGGIRLAKKPEEITLLDVFHAIEHDRPLFRTKMPTSLTNDFATMVIEKMTASLQQSEQSMKSSLNQVTIADLFR; this is encoded by the coding sequence ATGAGTTATTCACTTTCATTTTGGCAAGGAATTTCAATAATTGTCTATACAGCGGTTAAAGTTGAGCATGGCTACACGGATTTTGTTCCTACACGCCAGTTATCCGAATCATTGGATATTCCAATTCCGACTGCAGTAAAAATTCTGCAATCTTTGAATCGGACAGGTCTCACGGAAACGAGAGAAGGCGCGAAGGGCGGTATACGTCTGGCGAAAAAACCTGAAGAGATTACATTGCTTGACGTCTTTCACGCTATCGAGCATGACCGGCCGTTATTTCGGACAAAAATGCCTACCTCACTTACAAATGATTTTGCAACAATGGTCATCGAGAAAATGACCGCATCTTTACAGCAATCAGAACAGTCGATGAAGTCTAGTTTGAATCAAGTAACCATTGCTGACCTTTTCCGATAG
- a CDS encoding ABC transporter permease produces the protein MDVIYDLIGYYSENFSYVWREFYRHFLISAYGVLFAAIIGIPVGIFIARRGRLAAWVISFTNIIQTIPALAMLAVLMLVMGLGTNTVVFSLFLYSLLPIIRNTQTGINNLDNALLESGKAMGMTKTQILWMVELPLAISVIMGGIRTALVIAIGITAIGTFVGAGGLGDIIVRGTNATNGASVILAGAIPTALMAILADIIMGWLEKLLSPVKTKKKVLS, from the coding sequence GTGGACGTGATCTATGATTTGATCGGCTATTATTCAGAGAACTTTTCTTACGTCTGGAGGGAGTTTTACCGGCATTTCTTAATCTCAGCCTATGGCGTATTGTTTGCAGCTATTATAGGTATTCCTGTAGGCATTTTTATTGCAAGGCGGGGGAGGCTTGCCGCTTGGGTCATATCATTTACGAATATTATCCAAACAATCCCTGCCTTGGCTATGCTTGCCGTTCTTATGCTTGTCATGGGGCTGGGAACAAATACGGTCGTTTTCTCGTTATTCCTTTATTCTTTGTTGCCGATTATTCGAAATACACAGACTGGTATCAATAATCTCGACAACGCGCTTCTTGAATCAGGAAAAGCAATGGGAATGACAAAGACTCAAATCTTATGGATGGTTGAGCTTCCTTTAGCAATTTCGGTTATTATGGGAGGAATTCGAACCGCTTTGGTTATTGCCATCGGAATAACTGCGATTGGCACATTTGTCGGTGCCGGAGGTCTCGGTGATATTATCGTTCGCGGAACAAATGCGACAAATGGAGCTTCTGTTATATTAGCTGGTGCAATCCCAACGGCTCTAATGGCCATACTAGCGGATATTATTATGGGATGGTTAGAAAAATTATTGTCACCGGTGAAAACGAAGAAAAAGGTATTATCTTAA
- a CDS encoding GbsR/MarR family transcriptional regulator: protein MEENEEFKIKKIEDQFIDRFAENINTYGISPTVGRVLGLIYMNRKPMTLNELSEASGMSKTRMSQVVRKMVNLNIAEKVFEKGFRKDLYNVEQDYYQTFIAVFSTNWGKLAHKNKMTGKKLQKELSEILSSEDELTEEAEVKINELLEETRLLLNYINWLDRLVDFFESEEIFKHVPKT, encoded by the coding sequence TTGGAAGAAAATGAAGAGTTTAAAATCAAAAAAATCGAGGATCAATTTATTGATAGATTTGCTGAAAATATTAACACGTACGGTATTTCACCGACAGTTGGCCGTGTCCTAGGGTTGATCTACATGAACAGAAAGCCGATGACTCTAAATGAGCTCTCAGAAGCTTCAGGAATGAGCAAAACACGAATGAGCCAGGTTGTCCGTAAAATGGTTAATTTAAATATCGCAGAAAAAGTGTTCGAAAAAGGTTTTCGTAAAGACTTATATAACGTAGAACAAGATTATTACCAAACCTTTATCGCTGTCTTTTCTACAAACTGGGGAAAGCTAGCCCACAAAAATAAAATGACAGGAAAAAAACTGCAAAAAGAGCTTTCAGAAATACTATCGAGTGAAGACGAGTTAACTGAAGAGGCTGAAGTAAAAATTAATGAGCTTCTTGAAGAAACCAGACTATTATTAAACTATATCAATTGGCTCGACAGACTCGTTGATTTTTTTGAAAGTGAAGAAATATTTAAGCACGTGCCTAAAACGTAG
- the eno gene encoding phosphopyruvate hydratase codes for MPYIVDVYAREVLDSRGNPTVEVEVYTESGAFGRALVPSGASTGEYEAVELRDGDKDRYLGKGVLTAVNNVNETISPKLVGLDITDQVAIDQLLIEIDGTENKGKLGANAILGVSMAVARAAADFLEIPLYQYLGGFNAKTLPVPMMNIVNGGEHADNNVDIQEFMIMPVGAKTFSEALRTGAQIFHSLKAVLKEKGLNTAVGDEGGFAPNLGSNEEALQTIVEAIEKAGFKPGEEVKLAMDAASSEFFNKEDGKYHLAGEGVVKTSAEMVDWYEDLCSKYPIISIEDGLDENDWEGHKLLTERIGSKVQLVGDDLFVTNTKKLSEGIKNGVGNSILVKVNQIGTLTETFDAIEMAKRAGYTAVISHRSGETEDSTIADIAVATNAGQIKTGAPSRTDRVAKYNQLLRIEDQLAETAKYDGLASFYNLSK; via the coding sequence ATGCCATACATTGTTGATGTTTATGCACGTGAAGTATTGGACTCCCGTGGGAATCCAACAGTAGAAGTAGAGGTTTATACAGAGTCAGGAGCATTTGGACGCGCATTGGTTCCAAGCGGAGCTTCTACAGGTGAATACGAAGCAGTTGAGCTTCGTGACGGAGATAAAGACCGTTACCTTGGAAAAGGTGTTTTAACTGCAGTTAACAACGTAAATGAAACCATTTCACCAAAGCTTGTCGGCCTTGACATTACTGATCAAGTTGCAATTGACCAATTATTAATCGAGATTGATGGAACAGAAAACAAAGGCAAGCTTGGCGCAAATGCGATTCTTGGTGTTTCAATGGCTGTTGCCCGTGCTGCAGCTGATTTCCTTGAAATCCCTCTTTATCAGTATCTTGGCGGTTTCAACGCAAAAACTCTTCCGGTTCCGATGATGAACATCGTAAACGGTGGAGAGCACGCTGACAACAACGTGGACATTCAAGAATTTATGATTATGCCTGTTGGAGCGAAAACGTTCAGTGAAGCACTTCGTACGGGCGCACAAATTTTCCACAGCTTAAAAGCGGTTCTTAAAGAAAAAGGTTTAAATACGGCTGTAGGTGATGAAGGCGGCTTTGCACCTAACCTTGGCTCAAACGAAGAAGCTCTTCAAACGATCGTAGAAGCGATCGAAAAAGCAGGGTTTAAGCCTGGAGAAGAAGTTAAACTTGCTATGGATGCAGCTTCTTCAGAGTTCTTTAACAAAGAAGATGGCAAATACCATCTTGCAGGTGAAGGTGTTGTTAAAACATCAGCTGAAATGGTTGATTGGTACGAAGACCTATGCTCGAAATACCCAATCATCTCAATCGAAGACGGTCTTGACGAAAATGACTGGGAAGGCCACAAGCTCCTTACTGAACGTATTGGAAGCAAAGTTCAGCTTGTAGGAGATGACTTGTTCGTTACAAACACGAAAAAGCTATCTGAAGGTATTAAAAACGGCGTTGGAAACTCAATCCTTGTCAAAGTGAACCAAATCGGTACATTGACTGAAACGTTCGATGCAATCGAAATGGCAAAACGCGCTGGATACACAGCTGTTATTTCTCACCGTTCTGGTGAAACTGAAGACAGCACAATTGCCGACATCGCAGTTGCAACAAATGCAGGCCAAATCAAAACTGGTGCACCTTCAAGAACTGACCGTGTTGCGAAATACAACCAGCTTCTTCGTATCGAAGACCAGCTTGCTGAGACAGCAAAATATGACGGCTTAGCATCTTTCTATAACCTAAGCAAATAA